From one Streptomyces mobaraensis genomic stretch:
- the argJ gene encoding bifunctional glutamate N-acetyltransferase/amino-acid acetyltransferase ArgJ, producing the protein MSVTAAKGFTAAGVAAGLKDSGAPDVALVVNQGPGRAAAGVFTSNRVKAAPVLWSQQVLKSGEAAAVVLNSGGANACTGPEGFQDTRATAEHVARVLDCAAGEVAVASTGLIGVRLPMDRLLPGVEKAVAALSPEGGEQAAIAIKTTDTVHKTAVVERDGWVVGGMAKGAGMLAPGLATMLVVLTTDADVDAPGLDDALRAAVRTTFDRVDSDGCMSTNDTVLLLSSAASGIVPDAAVFTDAVREVCDDLARQLIGDAEGASKDIRIEVINAASEEDAVEVGRSIARNNLLKCALHGEDPNWGRVLSAIGTTSAAFDPDRLNVAINDVWVCRNGSVGDDRDLVDMRPREVRITADLAEGAESAVIRSNDLTADYVHENSAYSS; encoded by the coding sequence GTGAGTGTGACGGCGGCGAAGGGCTTCACGGCGGCCGGTGTGGCGGCCGGGCTGAAGGACAGTGGTGCGCCGGATGTGGCGCTGGTGGTGAATCAGGGGCCGGGGCGGGCGGCGGCGGGGGTGTTCACCTCCAACCGGGTCAAGGCGGCTCCGGTGCTGTGGTCGCAGCAGGTGCTGAAGTCGGGGGAGGCGGCGGCGGTCGTCCTCAACTCCGGTGGCGCCAACGCCTGCACCGGCCCGGAAGGTTTCCAGGACACCCGGGCCACCGCCGAGCACGTGGCGCGGGTCCTGGACTGTGCGGCCGGCGAGGTGGCGGTGGCCTCCACCGGGCTGATCGGCGTCCGGCTGCCCATGGACCGGCTCCTGCCCGGTGTGGAGAAGGCCGTCGCCGCACTCTCCCCGGAGGGAGGGGAACAGGCCGCCATCGCGATCAAGACGACGGACACCGTGCACAAGACGGCGGTCGTGGAGCGGGACGGCTGGGTGGTCGGGGGCATGGCCAAGGGCGCGGGGATGCTCGCCCCGGGGCTGGCCACGATGCTCGTCGTCCTCACCACCGACGCCGACGTGGACGCGCCCGGCCTGGACGACGCGCTGCGTGCCGCCGTCCGCACGACCTTCGACCGGGTCGACTCCGACGGGTGCATGTCCACCAACGACACCGTGCTGCTGCTGTCCTCCGCCGCCTCCGGGATCGTCCCGGATGCCGCCGTCTTCACCGATGCCGTGCGCGAGGTGTGCGACGACCTGGCGCGGCAGCTGATCGGGGACGCGGAAGGGGCGAGCAAGGACATCCGCATCGAGGTGATCAACGCGGCCAGCGAGGAGGACGCGGTGGAGGTGGGCCGGTCCATCGCCCGCAACAACCTGCTCAAGTGCGCGCTGCACGGTGAGGATCCCAACTGGGGCCGGGTGCTGTCCGCGATCGGTACCACCTCCGCCGCCTTCGATCCCGACCGGCTCAACGTGGCGATCAACGACGTGTGGGTCTGCCGCAACGGCTCCGTCGGTGACGACCGCGACCTCGTCGACATGCGGCCCCGCGAAGTGCGCATCACCGCCGACCTGGCCGAGGGCGCCGAATCCGCCGTCATCCGGTCCAACGACCTCACCGCCGACTACGTCCACGAGAACAGCGCCTACTCCTCATGA
- the argC gene encoding N-acetyl-gamma-glutamyl-phosphate reductase, translated as MVRIAVAGASGYAGGELLRLLLRHPHVDIGALTADSNAGRTVGEVQPHLAPLAERVLEKTTPEVLAGHDVVFLALPHGASAALASELAPGTLLIDCGADFRLRDAGEWVRFYGSPHAGTWPYGLPELPGAREALRGTKRVAVPGCFPTAVSLALWPVFAAGLVELEAVVVAASGTSGAGKAARPHLLGSEVMGSMSPYGVGGGHRHTPEIAQNLAAVAGGPVSVSFTPTLAPMPRGILATCSAKARPGTTAQAVRAAYEKAYGDEPFVRLLPEGRWPSTGAVTGSNAAQVQVVLDDAAGRVIAVSAIDNLTKGTAGGAVQSMNIALGLAEELGLSTTGVAP; from the coding sequence ATGGTGCGCATAGCTGTGGCGGGCGCGAGTGGATACGCGGGCGGTGAACTGCTGCGTCTGCTCCTGCGGCACCCCCACGTCGACATCGGCGCGCTGACCGCCGACTCCAACGCCGGACGGACGGTGGGCGAGGTGCAGCCCCACCTCGCCCCGCTGGCGGAACGGGTGTTGGAGAAGACGACCCCCGAGGTGCTCGCGGGACACGACGTGGTCTTCCTCGCCCTCCCGCACGGCGCGTCCGCCGCGCTGGCGAGCGAACTGGCCCCCGGCACCCTCCTCATCGACTGCGGTGCGGATTTCCGGCTGCGGGACGCGGGGGAGTGGGTGCGGTTCTACGGGTCGCCGCATGCGGGGACGTGGCCGTACGGGCTGCCGGAGCTGCCGGGGGCGCGGGAGGCGTTGCGGGGAACGAAGCGGGTGGCGGTGCCGGGGTGTTTTCCGACGGCGGTGTCGTTGGCGTTGTGGCCGGTGTTCGCGGCGGGGCTGGTGGAGTTGGAGGCGGTGGTCGTGGCGGCGTCGGGGACGTCGGGTGCGGGGAAGGCGGCGAGGCCGCATCTGCTGGGCAGTGAGGTGATGGGGTCGATGAGTCCGTACGGGGTCGGGGGCGGGCACCGGCATACGCCGGAGATCGCGCAGAACCTGGCCGCCGTCGCCGGGGGGCCGGTGAGCGTCTCCTTCACCCCGACCCTCGCGCCCATGCCCCGCGGCATCCTCGCCACGTGCAGCGCCAAGGCGCGCCCCGGCACCACCGCCCAGGCCGTCCGCGCGGCGTACGAGAAGGCGTACGGCGACGAGCCGTTCGTCCGCCTCCTGCCCGAGGGGCGCTGGCCGTCCACCGGCGCGGTGACCGGGTCCAACGCGGCGCAGGTCCAGGTCGTCCTGGACGACGCGGCGGGCCGCGTGATCGCGGTGAGCGCGATCGACAACCTGACGAAGGGCACTGCCGGTGGTGCGGTGCAGAGCATGAACATCGCCCTCGGGCTGGCCGAGGAGCTGGGACTTTCCACGACAGGGGTGGCTCCGTGA
- a CDS encoding cation:proton antiporter, with protein sequence MHQTTTLLIELGAVILALGILSRLAGRIGFSPIPLYLLAGLAFGRGGIRPLGASEGFVATGAEVGVVLLLLLLGLEYSASELMSSLRTQSPSGAVDFLLNALPGAAAGLLLGWGAVACVALAGVTWVSSSGIIAKVLADLGRLGAEETPAVLGVLVIEDLAMAGYLPLLTALQAGLSIRAGGLILLTSLGTVTAVLYVALRHGHVISRAVSSDNPERMLLVVLGLTLSFAGVAQELHVSAAVGAFLLGIALSDEVAEDARALLSPLRDLFAAVFFLFFGLSTDPASVPPVLGPALALAGVTVLTKVGTGWYAARRAGAAPAGRWRAGGTLVARGEFSIVIAGLAVGVEPRVGPLATAYVLVLVVLGPLAARWTEPLARRVTRRRAVAPVPAQAGPVRAAPAVEHADTR encoded by the coding sequence ATGCACCAGACCACCACGCTGCTCATCGAACTCGGCGCCGTCATTCTCGCCCTGGGTATCCTCAGCCGCCTCGCCGGCCGGATCGGTTTCTCCCCCATACCCCTCTACCTCCTGGCGGGCCTCGCCTTCGGTCGCGGGGGCATCCGTCCGCTGGGCGCGAGCGAGGGGTTCGTCGCCACCGGGGCGGAGGTGGGCGTCGTCCTGCTGCTGCTCCTGCTGGGACTGGAGTACAGCGCCTCCGAGCTGATGAGCAGCCTCCGCACCCAATCCCCGTCCGGGGCGGTGGACTTCCTGCTCAACGCCCTGCCGGGGGCCGCCGCGGGGCTCCTGCTGGGCTGGGGCGCGGTGGCCTGTGTGGCGCTGGCGGGCGTCACCTGGGTCTCGTCCTCCGGGATCATCGCCAAGGTGCTCGCGGACCTCGGGCGGCTGGGCGCCGAGGAGACGCCGGCCGTGCTCGGCGTCCTCGTCATCGAGGACCTCGCGATGGCCGGCTACCTCCCGCTGCTGACCGCCCTCCAGGCGGGGCTGAGCATCCGGGCGGGCGGGCTGATCCTGCTGACGTCCCTGGGCACGGTCACCGCCGTGCTCTACGTGGCGCTGCGCCACGGGCACGTCATCAGCCGGGCCGTGTCCTCGGACAACCCGGAGCGGATGCTGCTGGTGGTGCTCGGGCTGACGCTGTCGTTCGCGGGGGTGGCGCAGGAGCTGCACGTGTCGGCGGCGGTGGGGGCGTTCCTCCTCGGCATCGCGCTGTCGGACGAGGTGGCGGAGGACGCCCGGGCGCTGCTGTCGCCGCTGCGGGACCTGTTCGCCGCCGTCTTCTTCCTCTTCTTCGGGCTGAGCACCGATCCGGCGTCCGTGCCCCCGGTGCTGGGCCCGGCGCTGGCGCTGGCCGGGGTGACGGTCCTCACCAAGGTGGGGACGGGCTGGTACGCGGCCCGCCGGGCGGGTGCCGCGCCCGCGGGGCGCTGGCGGGCCGGCGGGACGCTGGTCGCCCGGGGCGAGTTCTCCATCGTGATCGCCGGTCTGGCGGTGGGCGTCGAGCCGCGCGTAGGGCCGCTGGCCACGGCCTACGTCCTGGTGCTGGTGGTGCTGGGGCCGCTCGCGGCGCGGTGGACGGAACCGCTGGCGCGCCGGGTGACCCGGCGGCGCGCCGTCGCGCCCGTACCGGCGCAGGCCGGGCCGGTACGGGCGGCGCCGGCGGTGGAGCACGCGGACACCCGGTGA
- a CDS encoding SpoIIE family protein phosphatase — MADAAMTPVSESPDDPFSLARAATMVLDHRGTVVGWGEQTTELLGRRAEDVTGRPAADVLLAPRDRTVVVETARACVRDGGWFGVLPVVRGDGTRIHVGVRARRVVRPDAPPEWFLVGAPADEVVQWETDRSVLDGLFRRSPIGLAVHAPDLSILRVNRAVAHIGGIRAEQAVGRRTGDFLITDDADTVEKGLRQVLETGRPMIFTEQPCRLRAAPAEERFVSVSAFRTTDSAGRVLGVTQLVEDVTERHRARVRLALLDEAGRRIGTSLDVDTTARELADVLVPELADWVSVDLLENVSRGEEPSQDGTGAVCRAAAVSVVAEVEEALHPVGHRIVFPPGSPQARCLAEKSPVLVQDGRGPAGLTAVAQERAERAAELGVHSVMMVPLVARGLVLGLVVLWRARRPEPFEDDDLTLATEFAARAAVCIDNARRYTRQHQAALTLQCRLLPGEVPDLPAVEVAHRYIPAGAAEGVGGDWFDIIPLSGARAALVVGDVIGHGIDAAATMGRLRTAVHTLAELDLEPEEVLSHLDDLVHRLAAEQEVNTRDFPHDQVTGASCLYAVYDPVSRRCSLARAGHPPPAVVTPDGRVSLPDLPPGPPLGLGGLPFEATELELPEGSLLALFTNGLIQSPGGDVDSALAELGRQLAVPNRPLPETAKAVVDALLPARPHDDVALLLARTRVLGPERVATWTLPGDEQAAAAARRLMTEQLTKWGLEDLVFATELVVSELVTNAYRYAKGQVTLRLIRGHSLICEVTDTSNTSPHLRRARSTDEGGRGLFLVAQLTERWGTRYEREGKTVWTEQPLPPGHRL, encoded by the coding sequence CGGCCACGATGGTGCTCGACCACCGGGGGACGGTCGTCGGCTGGGGCGAGCAGACCACGGAGCTGCTGGGCCGCCGGGCCGAGGACGTGACCGGCAGGCCCGCCGCCGACGTCCTCCTCGCGCCCCGCGACCGTACCGTCGTCGTCGAGACGGCCAGGGCCTGCGTCCGGGACGGCGGCTGGTTCGGGGTGCTGCCCGTGGTCCGGGGCGACGGCACCCGGATCCACGTCGGGGTCCGGGCCCGGCGCGTCGTCCGGCCGGACGCCCCGCCGGAGTGGTTCCTGGTCGGCGCCCCCGCCGACGAGGTCGTCCAGTGGGAGACCGACCGGTCCGTGCTCGACGGGCTGTTCCGGCGCTCGCCCATCGGGCTGGCCGTGCACGCCCCCGACCTCAGCATTCTCCGCGTCAACAGGGCCGTCGCCCACATCGGCGGCATCCGCGCCGAGCAGGCCGTCGGACGCCGCACCGGCGACTTCCTCATCACCGACGACGCGGACACCGTGGAGAAGGGGCTGCGGCAGGTGCTGGAGACCGGACGGCCCATGATCTTCACCGAGCAGCCCTGCCGGCTCCGCGCGGCCCCGGCGGAGGAACGGTTCGTCTCCGTCTCGGCGTTCCGGACGACCGACTCGGCCGGACGGGTGCTCGGCGTCACCCAGTTGGTCGAGGACGTCACCGAACGCCACCGCGCCCGGGTGCGGCTCGCCCTGCTCGACGAGGCCGGCCGCCGCATCGGCACCTCCCTCGACGTCGACACCACCGCCCGCGAACTGGCCGACGTCCTCGTCCCCGAGCTCGCCGACTGGGTCTCCGTCGACCTCCTGGAGAACGTCAGCCGCGGCGAGGAACCCTCCCAGGACGGCACCGGCGCCGTCTGCCGGGCCGCCGCCGTCTCCGTCGTCGCCGAAGTGGAAGAGGCGCTCCACCCGGTCGGCCACCGCATCGTCTTCCCGCCGGGCAGCCCCCAGGCGCGCTGCCTCGCCGAGAAGAGCCCGGTGCTGGTGCAGGACGGCCGGGGGCCCGCCGGACTGACCGCCGTCGCCCAGGAACGGGCGGAGCGCGCGGCCGAACTCGGCGTGCACTCCGTGATGATGGTGCCGCTCGTCGCCCGCGGCCTCGTCCTCGGCCTCGTCGTGCTCTGGCGCGCCCGCCGCCCGGAGCCGTTCGAGGACGACGACCTCACGCTCGCCACCGAGTTCGCCGCCCGCGCCGCCGTCTGCATCGACAACGCCCGCCGCTACACCCGGCAGCACCAGGCCGCCCTCACCCTCCAGTGCCGGCTGCTCCCCGGCGAGGTGCCCGACCTGCCCGCCGTCGAGGTCGCCCACCGCTACATCCCGGCCGGCGCCGCGGAGGGCGTCGGCGGCGACTGGTTCGACATCATCCCGCTCTCCGGCGCCCGCGCCGCCCTCGTCGTCGGCGACGTCATCGGCCACGGCATCGACGCCGCCGCCACCATGGGCCGGCTGCGCACCGCCGTCCACACCCTCGCCGAACTCGACCTGGAACCCGAGGAAGTGCTGTCCCACCTCGACGACCTCGTGCACCGGCTGGCCGCCGAACAGGAGGTCAACACCCGCGACTTCCCCCACGACCAGGTCACCGGCGCCAGCTGCCTCTACGCCGTCTACGACCCGGTCTCCCGCCGCTGCTCCCTGGCCCGCGCCGGCCACCCGCCGCCCGCGGTCGTCACCCCGGACGGCCGGGTGTCCCTGCCCGACCTGCCGCCGGGCCCCCCGCTCGGCCTGGGCGGCCTGCCCTTCGAGGCGACGGAACTGGAGCTCCCCGAGGGAAGCCTGCTGGCCCTCTTCACCAACGGGCTCATCCAGTCGCCCGGCGGCGACGTCGACTCCGCGCTCGCCGAACTCGGCCGCCAACTGGCCGTCCCGAACCGGCCGTTGCCGGAGACGGCCAAGGCCGTGGTGGACGCCCTGCTCCCCGCCCGGCCGCACGACGACGTCGCCCTGCTGCTCGCCCGTACCCGCGTCCTGGGCCCCGAGCGCGTGGCCACCTGGACGCTGCCCGGCGACGAACAGGCCGCCGCCGCGGCCCGTCGGCTGATGACCGAGCAGCTCACCAAGTGGGGCCTGGAGGACCTGGTCTTCGCGACGGAACTGGTCGTCAGCGAACTGGTGACCAACGCCTACCGGTACGCGAAGGGGCAGGTCACCCTGCGGCTCATCCGCGGCCACAGCCTCATCTGCGAGGTGACCGACACCAGCAACACCTCGCCGCACCTGCGCCGGGCCCGCAGCACTGACGAGGGCGGGCGCGGCCTGTTCCTGGTCGCCCAGCTCACCGAGCGGTGGGGGACCCGCTACGAGCGGGAGGGCAAGACCGTCTGGACGGAACAGCCGCTGCCGCCCGGACACCGCCTCTGA